A single genomic interval of Nitrospirota bacterium harbors:
- a CDS encoding diguanylate cyclase, with amino-acid sequence MTGKTRSYKSYLCSWVRMKGKIIVVDQDNAFANEVAKVLEMDQNNVFSLNSGKQVLEVLRTVGIHVVICGTLSSEMTELELLTAVKNENPRTEVILMIKTPTIELLEGAMKGGTFDYVKLPVQDWHSFKTTVSEAFQKSQLAFKNKQLIEDLLLKNQELMEAHNTITLIHQDTEALYYFGRCLATSLNLEEIYAMMTNATNKLLNNRPTLLFLFNEKKAHLYLKKAIGFNDPLEEFIIPIEAKYKDNLVAWLEEKSYIEQFIKHNLPNGSEHDSFLSKPIIIHDNVYGLLTVLQNRESECTERESNLFKQFVSQSAFVLENALLHEKTNELANRDELTGVFNRRYFQEKIEEEIKRASRQNNRFSVFILDVDYFKHYNDTFGHIQGDFLLKELVAVMTERLRSTDIVSRFGGDEFVVLLIDTEKYAALEIGNQIRENIENNPKFKLTDGNEKKITISVGVAQYPDDGVTSIDLIRKADQALYVAKARGRNQVAY; translated from the coding sequence ATGACAGGCAAAACAAGGAGTTACAAATCCTATCTCTGTTCCTGGGTGCGAATGAAGGGGAAGATTATCGTTGTTGACCAGGATAATGCCTTTGCGAACGAAGTCGCGAAAGTATTAGAAATGGATCAAAATAATGTCTTCTCTTTGAATTCCGGGAAACAGGTTCTTGAAGTTTTGCGAACGGTGGGAATCCACGTGGTGATTTGCGGAACCCTTTCCTCCGAGATGACAGAACTCGAACTGTTGACGGCCGTCAAGAATGAAAACCCGAGAACCGAAGTTATTTTGATGATAAAAACCCCTACCATTGAATTATTAGAAGGAGCCATGAAGGGGGGCACATTCGATTATGTGAAGCTCCCTGTCCAGGATTGGCACTCGTTTAAGACAACTGTTTCGGAGGCCTTCCAGAAAAGCCAGCTTGCGTTTAAAAATAAACAACTGATTGAAGATCTTCTTCTAAAAAATCAAGAGCTGATGGAGGCCCACAATACGATAACCCTCATTCATCAAGATACGGAGGCGCTTTATTATTTTGGACGGTGTCTCGCGACCAGTTTAAACCTGGAAGAAATTTACGCGATGATGACCAATGCCACGAATAAGCTTTTAAATAACCGCCCAACCCTCCTGTTTCTTTTTAATGAAAAGAAGGCCCATTTATATTTGAAGAAGGCAATCGGGTTTAATGACCCTCTTGAAGAATTTATTATTCCTATTGAGGCCAAATATAAAGATAATTTAGTCGCCTGGTTGGAGGAAAAGAGTTATATCGAACAATTTATTAAGCATAACCTTCCAAACGGTTCGGAACATGATTCTTTTCTTTCAAAACCGATTATCATTCATGATAATGTTTACGGGCTTCTGACCGTGCTGCAAAACAGGGAGTCGGAGTGTACTGAAAGGGAGAGCAATTTATTTAAACAATTTGTCAGCCAATCTGCTTTTGTTCTTGAAAACGCCCTTTTACACGAAAAAACCAATGAATTAGCCAACAGGGACGAATTGACCGGTGTTTTTAATCGCCGTTATTTCCAGGAAAAAATAGAGGAAGAGATTAAGAGGGCGTCAAGGCAGAATAACCGGTTTTCGGTTTTTATTTTAGATGTGGACTATTTTAAGCATTATAATGACACCTTTGGGCACATTCAAGGCGATTTTCTGTTAAAAGAATTAGTCGCCGTCATGACGGAAAGACTGCGGTCGACCGATATCGTCTCCCGTTTTGGAGGGGATGAGTTTGTCGTTCTTTTAATAGATACCGAAAAATACGCCGCGCTTGAAATCGGAAATCAAATTCGGGAAAATATCGAGAATAACCCTAAATTTAAATTAACTGACGGAAATGAGAAAAAAATTACGATTAGTGTGGGTGTTGCTCAATACCCGGATGATGGCGTTACGAGTATTGATTTAATTCGAAAAGCCGATCAGGCCTTGTATGTCGCGAAGGCCAGAGGACGCAACCAGGTAGCCTATTAG